CTTCCCGCGCCTGCTGATGGGGGCGGACCTCGACCTCGTGGACATCATGGTCAAGCAGGTCAGCAAGCGGCTGCACGCGGTCATGACCGATTCGAAGGTCAAGGGCATCGAGCCCCGCGACGGCGGTTTCGACGTGGAGATCGAGCACGAGGGCAAGACGTCCCGGGAGCACTACGACCGGGTGCTGGTGGCCATCGGCCGCCGGCCGAACACCGACGGCATCGGCCTCGAGCACACGAAGGTCGTCGTGGACGACAAGGGCGTGATCGAGACCGACGGCGAGTGCCGCACGGCCGAGCCCCACATCTACGCCATCGGCGACGTGACGCACGGCCCGATGCTGGCGCACAAGGCCAGCCGCGAGGGCAAGGTCGCGGCCGAGTCGATCGCCGGCCACAAGGTGGAGTTCGACAACCGGGCCATCCCGGCCGTCGTGTTCACCGACCCGGAGATCTCCTGGTGCGGCCTCACCGAGCGGCGCGCGCAGGAGATGGGCGTGACGGTCAACGTCGGCCGCTTCCCGCTGTCGGCCCTGGGCCGCGCGCGGGCCATCGGCCACACCGAGGGCCTGGTCAAGGTCCTCTCCGAGCCGGAGACCGACCTGATCCTGGGCGTCGGCATCGTCGGCCCGCACGCCAGCGAGCTGATCGCCGAGGGGGCCCTGGCCATCGAGATGGGCGCCACCCTGGCCGACCTGACCGAGACGATCCATCCGCACCCGACGCTCAGCGAGGCGCTGATGGAAGCCGCCGAGATGGCCGCCGGCACGGCGGTGCACGTCTTCAAGCGCGGCTGAACGAGCGGCAGCACGACTCGACACCCGGGACGCCATGCCTCACCGCCCCGACAGCGACACCCTACCCGGCTGGGATCTCGACGCGGACCTCGTCGCGACGGTCGCCGCCGGCGGCCCCGCGCGCGTGCGCGTGCTGCGCTGCGCCTCGCCGCAGGTCGTGGTCGGCCGCGGCGGGCGGGCCGGCGTCGAGGTGGACCTC
This genomic window from bacterium contains:
- the lpdA gene encoding dihydrolipoyl dehydrogenase, which translates into the protein MVMGSLNTEVEVVVIGSGPGGYVAALRLADLGKEVMVVEERERPGGVCLLEGCIPSKSLINAIELSEAAKGAARLGLTFTGMKIDHVKLREWTDGVVAQLSGGVKTLLQKRGVEIVHGRARFQDNHTLAIEGGGTIAFKQCIIATGSSLNRLPPGIDQSVWSSADALKLQEVPGTLLVVGGGYIGLELGLVYAGLGSRVSVVEFFPRLLMGADLDLVDIMVKQVSKRLHAVMTDSKVKGIEPRDGGFDVEIEHEGKTSREHYDRVLVAIGRRPNTDGIGLEHTKVVVDDKGVIETDGECRTAEPHIYAIGDVTHGPMLAHKASREGKVAAESIAGHKVEFDNRAIPAVVFTDPEISWCGLTERRAQEMGVTVNVGRFPLSALGRARAIGHTEGLVKVLSEPETDLILGVGIVGPHASELIAEGALAIEMGATLADLTETIHPHPTLSEALMEAAEMAAGTAVHVFKRG